The Denticeps clupeoides chromosome 4, fDenClu1.1, whole genome shotgun sequence genome segment CGGTAACAGTAAAATCAAACATCCAGTGCAAGCACCATTCCTGCCACAGGTTTCAGCTCAAAAAGTCATCGCTGCGCACCACCCTCACAAAATCACCATGTAATAacttcattatttcagttaacaagcTGAAAAGCGAGTCTATGGGCAATTTATATATGAGGTGACTCTTAggctacattttaaaaaaaaaaaaaatcatgctaaCGCACCACGTTTCTCACACATGAACCtgacaagtgggttttcaacccAGCCAAATgataagtgattgtcattttgaaacacatttacatttacatttaaggcatttatcagacgcccttatccagagcgacttacaaccagtagttacaggggacagtccccctggagcaacttagggttacgtgtcttgctcagggacacaatgttagtaagcgggatttgaacccgggtcttctggttcataggcgagtgtgttacccactaggctactaccacccctaaacactaaaacacaccacgaaatgtatcctctgtatttaaccatcacccttggtgagcagtgggcagccatgacaggtgcccggggagcagtgtgtggggacggggccaccaccactgccataaACCAGCAACTGAAGACATTTCTTTGGAATGATAATgctaacaaaacaaattttaaagtataaaatgacgaagagaaaatattcacaaagaATCATCTTTTGTAAGAGTGATTATGCTTTGGCATGAGCAGTGTTGAAATGTGTGGAAAGGAACCATGTGAGCGATCCAGCTTGAAGGTTATCTTAGACCGGAGACCGGATTATTATTCTAAAGTTATCTATTTAATCAGATTTATCTATTAATTTGTAAACTTCAACAATAATTTCATATGAAAATTCCAAGTCTAAATTTTTTACGTGTGATTGGCTCATACAAAAATTTCATTATGAAACTTTGTTTGCCACAGAACCGTTGCTTTTATATGCAAGCGTATTACTGGTTCCATTAGTTTTAGGCGCTATAGTCATGTATTCTTATTTCCTGCCAGACCTTTTTAACAGTTAGAGTAAGGGTACAGGTTGAGGATCGTTGCAAAATTCCAGACATTAATTCTGGAAATAGCGGGAGACATTTCTGATTGTGTGTTTGCCTTGACGAGCGCACCCAGACATCTCCTGCGTGTTGCTGTTCGGGGCTTCCATTGAAGGGGTGGTCTTGAGAGACAAGTAAGTCACTGTTTCCAGCTCTAGCGATTACCCTCGAGCCTGAGTAAAGGTCCGTGTACTCATTCTAGTCTACACTGCTTGACTCCGAGGTTTGGCGAATCGGTGAAAAGTTCGCTGGTGTTGGGCACGCTGGCGTGGCCCTCAAAGTGGGTGATCATCATTGGctcctttttttcctgctgtggGGCGGGGCTTCAGAGCCTCACCGGGGCTCCCCGCCTGCTGCAGGCCATTGCAAGAGATAAGTTAATGCCCTTCCTGCAGGTGAgtgaaaactacacacacacactatagtcactttcaagatttttatttgtcacatacgtAGTTATACCAGTACAACATGTGTGTCTTTATATGTttgtagatagatagatagataaatccACGCCACTGCATGTTATGCTGGACAACTGATCGCCCCACAAAACCGTGGCAGCCCACATCTACTGGGAAAATTgtgggctgtcaaaattaattattgattaaacacataaaaaaaaaaagaaaaagaatgctGTGTCCCATCAGTGCttgagggtgggcgtgtctgctgcgccgggagcacaggagcggcaaccaatTGCTGTTTTTCTCTCACAGCACCGTAGCCGGTTAACCGGTTGGCTGGCGTTAGTGCTTGCAGATTTGcgcaaatggatttgattggcagGTGTTCCACAAATTGTTTCACTTTCCATTACAAACAGTGAAGAGCAATTCAGTTCAGCGTACTCATTTCTATAATAGGTTGAAACATGCATTATAGTTTTGTGACTAGTAAGTgattgtaaaatgtgtgatttcatttgtttaaatgtttaatttgaaatgaatttgtCAACAACAATAGTTAGATCCCAGCCTATCAAATCTGCATGttgtcatatttatttcattactttCTTTATTTGCTGGCAGTTAGTTATCAAAAATAAGTTTACTGTCTCTGTAGTCTTTCACTAATTACAGCTACAGACACATGCTAAAAGTCACAGGAGTTCTTGCCGTTGCTGGGCCGTTGCATGCGCACGTCTCAGGGTTCCTATGGtcaataaaaacctggaaaagtcatggaatttgaaagagaattttccaggcatTTCCATTTCATATTCCATGTATTGGggtatgaaataaacatataaagttcaAGAAAAGTctttgaaatctgattgacaagtgaatgtataatgaagtacaaGAGTAAGActgctagattttttttttctggttttacaACTAgaatgtttaaaactagcgcaggtctgtagtaCCTTTGtcggctttacgtagtgaacgtAACGtgctttttgtgatttttatttattttttttgttctcaactttgcacagaaatttcagagaacgtGCGTGCATGAAAATGTGCCGTAGGgtcattgaaaagtcatggaattttttcgtaaaaatgtgtaagaaacCTGATAACTGTTTAGTGGGGTGTATGCACATCAGCACAGGTTTTACAGCAGTTTGCAGACATAAAGCTGTCATTGCCAGTtgatgcgtatgtgtgtgtatgtgtgaactGTAGGTCTTTGGTCATGCTAAGGCGAACGGGGAACCCACTTGGGCTTTGCTGTTGACTGCTGCCATCTGTGAGATTGGGATCCTGATCGCCTCGCTGGACTCCGTTGCCCCAATTCTCTCAATGTGAGTTTCTGCTGcagttattaattattaagcATTTAGGGCCAAGGAAATACATTCcatggactgtccctgtaactactgattgtaagtcactctggataaaggcgtctgataaatgtaaatatgtatatacaccatctattatatgtatataagaCCATcttatatacattatatgtatataagaCCATATATAAGAccatcttttttgttttaactaTAAATATTTAACCCAGCATTCATGAAAATGGTAAATACCTTTTTGACTTATATTTTGTCTCACACAACAACATGGTGGAAGCTGTTTTTTTACGTATTCCACCACACAGGGTCTTAGCATGTGAATGCATTGTGAAGAATCTGAACTCTAATGGTGTAGTATGTAGGTAAGTGTATGAATACAAGAACACAGGCATTGTGTAACTTAGGCATTACGGCCTGACTCACCTTCTCCATGATCATCAGATGAATACAACCAAATCTTGACATTTCGCCCCTTTGTACCTGGAATGTTTCCTGGACCGGGACGTCTCCCACTCGCCCCCTGCATCCTGCCCTAGGTGGTGCCCCATCCCTCCTTTCTGCCTCCTCCTCTCTGGCCCTTGGTCCTTCTGCTGATCTGCAACCGATCTGATCTGGTTGCTGTGGGATGTTCCCTCAGCACTTCATTCCCTCCTGGTTGATTCAGATGTCTCTTACCCATCCACACCCACATACCTATATGGTCTCCACATTGTCCTTATCTGTTCCTGTCGTTGCCGTGTTATCCGTCCATCTAGGCCCATTTTTCAACCTGTCTCTTGGAGGGCCTGCAGGCTCAATTCTCTTCATTTCTTCAGTGAACGATTACATAATTACGTTCCAACCAATCTGTAGCTCTAATAGTTGCATTTCTTATCTTGTGTTTGCATCCAGGTTTTTCTTGATGTGTTACCTGTTTGTCAACTTGGCCTGTGCTGTTCAAACCTTACTGCGCACCCCAAACTGGAGGCCAAGGTTTAAATTCTACCATTGGTGAGTCAAGCTACTGCTAATCCTTTTAGCGACATccatttaacttttaaaatgttgaaaattcGAGAAGCTTTCTGAAATGTGTTGTCGCCCCAGTCTCTTATTCTCTTGTTCGATGATAGCTCTATGTTACCATGGTTCCTGTCTTTGAAGACTGCCTCTGCTCACCTGTAGGACCTTATCCTTCTTGGGAATGAGTCTCTGCCTGTCCCTCATGTTCATCTCCTCCTGGTACTACGCCCTCACCACCATACTGATTGCCGGATGCATATATAAGTACATTGAGTACAGTGGGTAAGAGTTTATACCAGGTGTCCCGTTGCTCATGTATATAAGCAAAATGTAAGATATTGTGTATAAAAGCTCTCATATGGAGTCAGATCTTACATTCATGACCTGCAGCATCGTGACATTGAACTTTTATTCATTCTGCCTGAAGAGCAGAAAAAGAGTGGGGTGATGGGATACACGGACTGTCCCTAAATGCAGCTCGCTATGCCCTCATCAAACTGGAGGAGGCGCCCCCTCACACCAAAAACTGGAGGTGAAGACAGTTTAATCAAATATAGTCCAATTTAAGATGTCACgatcgagagagagaaaaaaatgcaatgtgttcAAATGCACAACAGCAGCACTGGCTTTCAGAATGGGGTTCAGAGCCATTTTCACCATGGATGTGCTTTCCAGGCCACAGGTCCTGGTGCTGCTGAAGCTGGACTCAGACCTGGTGGTCAAACACCCCCGCCTGCTGTCCTTCACCACCCAGCTGAAGGCCGGGAAAGGCCTGACCATCGTCAGCTCTGTGCTGGAGGGCGCCTACATGAACAGGGGTGCAGATGCCAAGCTCTCTGAACAGGTGAGAACGCCACCCTTCACAGCTATGAAGGTCAaggcataaaaaaaagttgacaaAGCTCCAGATATCTTACTGCAGGGTGAACAGCGCCTTAATGACCTCCAGTTACTCCACAATGCAAACCAACAAGTATAACAGGTTACCTACATTGGTAGGGAATCAGATCTGGGTCATAATGTCTGTCATTTGTAcgccaaatggcgtaaatgtaaataagtaaatTTCTTAATTAAATGACGAATGTAATGATGACGTCTGGCACAGCAGAGTCAAtatattttgaaagtgaagtgattgtcactgtgaaacactgcagcacagcacacagtgaaacaccaaaatgtgtccccgtcccctgagggagcagtgggcagccatgacaggtgcccggggggcagtgtgtggggacggtactttccTCAGTGGCCCGCTAGGCCAACTACTTACAAAACAGGCAGCGCAAACAAGAAAGGGAGTGGAGTAATTACAAAGCCAGCACTGAGAAAGTAAAAGCGTTTTATTTTAGCTTAATATTAGAAACATTATTGTTCAATATTTTGGTACAAGTGTGATTCCATACATTGGAGGCTTTTTTTCTGACCTATCAAAACAAAAGCTGAAGCTGATACCTCCGTcatctttacacacacaaaaacacaatagaATTCAGTAGAGGTAGGACAGAATCAgttttgtgggtggtagtagcctagtggggtaacacactcgcctatgaaccagaaggcccttaagcctaagttgctccagggggggactgtccctgtaactactgattgtaagtcgctctggataagggcatctggtaaatgccgtaaatttaaatgtaaaatgttttctaCTTTTGCTCACTGGTTTCATCATGAGTGATTGTATTCATCATTGACTTCTTCTCTGAAAGTTGTATTGCGCAATGAGAAACGCTTATGGCAATGATATCTGTTCCCTGCCACAAAAACCTTTTTGTATGTGAAGACTGTGGTCAGCTGTTCGTGATGTTCTATTAAAAATATGTGGGGTGAAGACACTGTGAAGAAGTCCACGCTGAAAGGGCAAAATACAGTGGCATGTCTTGAGAACGTGAATTTGAATCTGGATATCTGGATGCCTGTGCGCAGAACGTGAAGGCCGCCATGTCAGCAGAGAAATCCAAGGGCTTCTGCCACGTGGTGGTTTCCTCCAACCTCCGTGACGGTTTCTCCCACCTCATCCAGACTGCCGGGCTGGGGGGCATGAAGCACAATACTGTACTCATAGCCTGGCCAGCCAACTGGAAGCAGAAGGAGAACCCCATTACCTGGGAGAACTTCACAGGTGAGGGGAAATGACTTTCATTACCAGCTTACATAGTTCTTTTTACATATTTGCTGCTAACACTTGATGAGAGTAGGAAAAGAACAGTTGATTGATGTCTAGAAACAAGCCGATATGACTAGATATGTGAGGGATCATCTGTTAATTTAGGCTTTTTCATTTGTGGAAAACGTGGATATCATTTCAAAGTGGCAAAAATCCACATATGGGGTCAAAGGCCATCGTAGCAGGAGCTGAAGGTGCGTCAAACGTTGCAGTTGTTGTGGGAACGCCCATTCAGACCCAACCTGGCCCCGTAACCGCTCCCTCCATCCCACAGAGACTGTGCGCGAGACCACCGCGGCTCACCAGGCTCTGCTGGTGGCTAAGAACATCGACCTCTTCCCCAGCAACCACGAGCGGCTGGGAGAGGGCACCATTGACGTGTGGTGGATCGTCCACGATGGAGGCCTCCTCATGCTGCTGCCTTTCCTGCTGCGTCAGCACAAAGTACGGGCGTCTCTCGCACACTCACAAACGCCACCCTCCAGCTTATTAAATACACAGTTCATCGTTTGTGACCATAAATCATGATAAAGCATAATTCAGCTCAGCTCTATATACACAACGTCACGGTGCAAACACTTCTGTCACAGAGTGTGTGATACAATATGAGCCTGGCGCTCATTTTGTGATTTGTAGCGAGATGCTCATTTGTGGATCGCTCCTCCTGTCCCAGGTATGGAGGAAGTGCAAGATGCGCATCTTCACCGTGGCTCAGATGGACGACAACAGCATCCAGATGAAGAAGGATCTGCAGATGTTTCTGTACCACCTCCGACTGGACGccgaggtggaggtggtggagatggtgaGGAGCAATAGAAGGCCGATTAAGTAAAGTGCCCTCACAGGTCTGGTCGCATTAGCAGAAGACCCGAGTCAGCATATTGAGAACATGTTCTTGGCTGACGAACAGCAGAAtgggtatttatttttttttattgatttcattCATGTTGGTGACGGTAATTCCATTCAGCTCACGTGAGTGATAaagaaaaaggttttaaaaagaaGGCCAACTTCTGGTTGGTGTCATTGTGCCCTCTTGTGGACATGTGgcttcacctcctcagcagaAGTACGAGAGCAATATCGGTTTATTAAGATCGTCTCCTGTGGTTTATAGGAGACCGTTTTAGTTTTGGTTTGGGATTTAGGAACATTTTTAGTAACATTTAATTGAAATCTAACCCATATACATACTTGAATACaatagtataaaaaaataaagtctcaAATATGTATggatgaattaataaaattacattGTTTTACTTTGTTCTTCTTCCAAATGCTCTTTTATGGAACAACTGAGGAGATTTGACTATTATCATGACATTATAATGTCTAAGAATGCCCCTTTcagtaaaaactgaaaaaccTCAACCTCAACATTATAATGTCTAAGACTGCCCCTTTCAGtaaaaacactgcaaaatgaatttatcagacactatAACATTGTTTTACAATCCGTTATTTATTCCTATGTCTCTAGTATTGTAAAGATAATTTATACTTTTCTGTTCCTTTGTTCATGTCTTTAAGTAGTGCAGATTCCGATGCACAGAAATACTCAAAATTATGACTTTGACAGCGAGTGGATTTCTGAAACTTTCTATTTTGATGTCCTCAGCATGAGAGCGATATCTCAGCCTTCACATATGAGAAAACCCTGGTGATGGAACAACGGTCTCAGATGATCAAGCAGATGCAGCTGTCCAAAACTGAGCGGGAAAGAGAGGTATGAATGATCCGcaaaatccatatatatattttatcaagCTTCAGCTGTACAGTATTTGGCAGTTCCATAGACACAGTTCAAGGCTTATCTCCCTCCAGGTCCCCCTCTTAAAGGTATAAACTAATAATAGGTTCTTCTGGTCTTTCGCTGTTCTTCAGTTTGTGTTTCAGAACCCTGGGTCCCACCTTCAGTAGAAATCATTATTAGTGATCTCTATACTAACTATCCTTGGTGCAGTGATGTTTGAAACTCGTTGGGGCTTTCATGGTGGGAAATGCAAATTCTCTCTGTGATTTCTGGCCTGTCTTCTCGTCGACCTTCCGCGGGGGTTGCCAGATTCAGAGCATCACAGACGTCTCTCGCAGCTCCATCAAGAGGAAGAGGCCGGCTGCACAGAGCCCAAACACACTGCAGGTCCCGACCGGGCTTACGTTCGAGAGAGAGGTAGCCCAGACTACTGACTCGGCATGACCCGGCGCTCCTCCAACTCCGCCCAGTTGTCCACCCCGCTAACCCCGTGCCCACCGCAAAATGCTGTCACTCTCACCCACCTGCAGTCACTTGTAGCTACAACACACCATTCTCATTCTAGCTGGGTTGTTCGATATTTGATTGCATGTAGTGACACATTATTTGGCTTCAAGACATACCAGATGTGTGTTTGGAATACTAACATTCACTCTACATGCTTGAAAAGGTGCAGGGAGGTTTAATTCCAAATATATTGTCTGGATGCAGATAAAATTTACTGCTGAAATAAAGCAATTCCTTGTTCAGCACATTGAAAAATGATATgaatcctttattttttttggcctgaGGGTAATAAATTGGTTAACCAGTACCTGCAATGACATGATTTGAGAGTCCAACCACAGCCAGGATGCTGTGGTTGAAATAGGCGAGGAGCTGAAAACAGCTTGAGGGGAAATAGGCTTTGAGGTGCACCCCACTGTCTGCCCCCACGTCTCTGCATGTACTGTAGTGTCTTTAGATGAAACTGACACCTTAAACCCCCTTCCAGACACACGCACTCACTTTTAACCCCTGACCTCCACCACCTCAGCACCTCACGCAGTAGGGTCACCATCTCTGTCTCTCCAGGCTCAGCTGATCCACGATCGCCACACCAGATCCCATCCTGCTGCCCACAAAGACAAGGTCAGCCCCAGCCCCGATGGGGTCCACATGACCTGGACCAAAGAGAAGTTGGTCTCGGAGCGGAGCCGGAACCGCGAGGCCAGCATGGCCGTGCGGGACCTCTTCAACATGAAGCCGTGAGTGCTGCTGCCCCCCCCGGTGGCTCATGAGCATGTTGCCTTCTCAGCAAACATTAACAGTGAATGTCCAGCAGCTCCTCTCAAACTCAGCTGAGcccttttgcttttgttttgttctcgCCTCGCCCCGGTTCCCCCGCCAGAGAATGGGAGAGTCTGTAAGTCACCTTGCCCTTTGCATGTGTGTAGAACTGCTAACAATATAACCCCTTAAAATGCTCTGCTACTCACTAGTCACTGCATGCACTAGGAATTCAGGAGCGGATCGGATCTGCATGATGCAATATCGCACAGCAAGTGTGGCTTGACGCAACCTGTGCTTCTgactaataaaacaaataaaaactcatttaaaggtcccctgacataatctttgcttttatataggtcttagtgttCCCCTTAAGTTTGAGTCttaagtctctttccgaaacaCAGTCAGagaatgagatttccccaggacatgccatttccgtgtctgtagctttaaatgctaatgaggaagagagaggaggagagcagcctatatatatataatgtaatcaaatgacgtcatcaacaccattcacagaccacaatgtttggcgcagataGGAAGTTGTTTCAGCCTGTTTCTGCAGATTCTCGTGTCACagaactaaaaatatatatatatatttgtgctcatttgtaCATCCGATCACAGGGAAATTGCAATGTCATTTCTGCCACTGCCATTGCCACTGCAGGatcacagacaggctaggggaactcgtattaatgttaaataatgtcacaaagtgacattttcatgatggggacctttaaaaaaagttctctGTAGCCAGGGTTGGGCAAAATCCTCTCAAAGGGATACTGACTTCTTGATACATcttcataaatgtattcagaaatATGTTTTTCTACAGTACAGTTGTAAtcactgtcaaaatgaacattattttattgattttaattattattattgtaattattggcATACCTAAGTTTTTATATGACAGCAGAAGTATAATTTAACACAGACTGAGCACAGCCagttttgtattctgaatacatattTATTCCATCACATGCATTTCTGTAAAATCCCAACCCTGCCTATAGCTTTTAGGGAACTTGATCTATTTATTCCTTGATTGCTGCGGGAGACCTCTAACTGTAGTCCAGCCTTTTCCTCTCGGACACACCCCAAACTCAGCAATGGTTTAACCGGTTCACTAGCATCTGCTGAAATCCTCTATACCTGCTGACGTTGTGAAGCATAcgacataaaaatgaaaaagttatCTTTCCTCAGGAACCAGTCAAATGTGCGGAGGATGCACACGGCAGTCAAACTGAATGAGGCCGTGGTGAAGAAATCTAAAGACGCTCAACTGGTGCTGCTGAACATGCCCGGACCCCCGAAACACACGGGTGGCTACGAAAACTGTATCCTTTTCACCCGGTTTTCACTCCTGCCATTTTAACGTTTCAAATCTGAAAAATGGACCCCTTAACGGTCCACCCTCAGACATGGAGTTCCTCGAGGTTCTGATGGAGGGGCTCGACCGCGTACTGCTGGTGCGTGGAGGAGGACGCGAGGTCATCACCATCTACTCTTAACCCTGCGCAGGATAGGGAAGGTGACACCATGCCGtgctgccacctggtggagCCAGAAAGTTACTGAGCCCCAGTGAGGAAGACAAAGAAGCCATCAGAGCCAATGCCAGCATCTTCGTCTCTGTGTTTCATCAGGCTGGTTTGGCTTTTGTAAAATAATGGgttttttgtgaaatttgtgGAACTTTGACAAGAACACTCAGTGTTTTGAATTGATCCTGTAATGTAGCACgactgtatatattgtgtgGACAAGCCAGCGCAGGGATCTTTTTAATGGCATGGACAGTAGTGTGCCAGTGTGTAATGCAGTATTTCCCTTTGTTTGAAGAAAAGCCTACTTCTGACTTCATAGGACCTTTTTAAAGCAAAGCACAGGTCGatggatgaataaaatataggaaaaaaatgtgtgaattcTTGAATGTATAAAAATTTGATTGCATTACCACTGACACTCTAGGGTTTAACTACTGTAACCCTTACGGAAgatgaaaaatgacatgaaaacaATATACAACAGAAATATGCCATCTAGATCATGTAATGTTTATTCTACTGTGTATATAGGACTTGGTGTGTTTTCTATGCACTACTTTTTTCTACttgttaaatgtatattttaacatcaccaaatgtattttcttatcTTCATATCTGCTGATAATGTGACTTCTGAAGGTTTCCAGCTGGTATAGGATGAAGACTGCACTACTGCGCACAGCtttacttttgtaaaaaaaacaaaaaaatctacataaagttataataatgcatataaataaataaacactgtgGTGGAAATCTTTCGAAtaacggggaaaaaaaatttatttttttttaattttttttattattattattttttaaatgtgccaTATAATTtgtagccttttttttttttttttttttttttttttttacagtttgtcATCTTTTGTATGAGTAATAATAGAACCTAGGCTGTTGGGGAGCTTTGTAGTTCTTGTTATAACTTTTGAGGGGTGTGTAAAAGTGGGATCTTTTCCAAACCTGCTTGTTGTGCCAAAATTCTACGCCCTGTTTTCTTAAGgtgcacatttgcacattttcatttctattttaaagaaaaataaaatgatctaaaaaaaatcatagtaGCCATGACCTTGCATCCTGTCTCAGATTAATACTGTGCACCTTTTGGATTCAACTGGTGAAACGCTGCCCTCTATCCGGCCGAGTTTAACCCTGAACATTTCACGTGTCTTTTACGCGTCC includes the following:
- the slc12a7a gene encoding solute carrier family 12 member 7 isoform X5, which gives rise to MPTNFTVVPVEDSAAASPDPEDGVERVQDDEVAVDSGPETCAEGDESPLEDSPFMSNSDHESSCYDGKNMALFEEEMDSNPMVSSLLNKLANYTNLTQGVVEHEEAENDRVAVKSPQMGTFIGVYLPCMQNILGVILFLRLTWIVGTAGIVGSFLIVFMCCACTMLTAISMSAIATNGVVPAGGSYYMISRSLGPEFGGAVGLCFYLGTTFAGSMYILGTIEILLMYIVKSAALFGMNDLTDPEEKTKAMLNNMRVYGTCCLAFMALLVFVGVKYVNKLALVFLSCVVLSIMAMYTGVIKTAISTPNDTVCLLGNRSLQNGNFEVCRKTEMRGNETQPTQLWELFCKGSLHNSTCDEYFDLNNVTEIKAIPGLLSGVITENLWGSYGPSGMLVEKKEQPSISVSDKTEERYESPARTYVVNDIATCFTLLVGIYFPSVTGIMAGSNRSGDLRDAQRSIPIGTILAIATTSIIYISCVLLFGASIEGVVLRDKFGESVKSSLVLGTLAWPSKWVIIIGSFFSCCGAGLQSLTGAPRLLQAIARDKLMPFLQVFGHAKANGEPTWALLLTAAICEIGILIASLDSVAPILSMFFLMCYLFVNLACAVQTLLRTPNWRPRFKFYHWTLSFLGMSLCLSLMFISSWYYALTTILIAGCIYKYIEYSGAEKEWGDGIHGLSLNAARYALIKLEEAPPHTKNWRPQVLVLLKLDSDLVVKHPRLLSFTTQLKAGKGLTIVSSVLEGAYMNRGADAKLSEQNVKAAMSAEKSKGFCHVVVSSNLRDGFSHLIQTAGLGGMKHNTVLIAWPANWKQKENPITWENFTETVRETTAAHQALLVAKNIDLFPSNHERLGEGTIDVWWIVHDGGLLMLLPFLLRQHKVWRKCKMRIFTVAQMDDNSIQMKKDLQMFLYHLRLDAEVEVVEMHESDISAFTYEKTLVMEQRSQMIKQMQLSKTEREREAQLIHDRHTRSHPAAHKDKVSPSPDGVHMTWTKEKLVSERSRNREASMAVRDLFNMKPNQSNVRRMHTAVKLNEAVVKKSKDAQLVLLNMPGPPKHTGGYENYMEFLEVLMEGLDRVLLVRGGGREVITIYS
- the slc12a7a gene encoding solute carrier family 12 member 7 isoform X3, whose product is MESRSDSHISGLEGDESPLEDSPFMSNSDHESSCYDGKNMALFEEEMDSNPMVSSLLNKLANYTNLTQGVVEHEEAENDRVAVKSPQMGTFIGVYLPCMQNILGVILFLRLTWIVGTAGIVGSFLIVFMCCACTMLTAISMSAIATNGVVPAGGSYYMISRSLGPEFGGAVGLCFYLGTTFAGSMYILGTIEILLMYIVKSAALFGMNDLTDPEEKTKAMLNNMRVYGTCCLAFMALLVFVGVKYVNKLALVFLSCVVLSIMAMYTGVIKTAISTPNDTVCLLGNRSLQNGNFEVCRKTEMRGNETQPTQLWELFCKGSLHNSTCDEYFDLNNVTEIKAIPGLLSGVITENLWGSYGPSGMLVEKKEQPSISVSDKTEERYESPARTYVVNDIATCFTLLVGIYFPSVTGIMAGSNRSGDLRDAQRSIPIGTILAIATTSIIYISCVLLFGASIEGVVLRDKFGESVKSSLVLGTLAWPSKWVIIIGSFFSCCGAGLQSLTGAPRLLQAIARDKLMPFLQVFGHAKANGEPTWALLLTAAICEIGILIASLDSVAPILSMFFLMCYLFVNLACAVQTLLRTPNWRPRFKFYHWTLSFLGMSLCLSLMFISSWYYALTTILIAGCIYKYIEYSGAEKEWGDGIHGLSLNAARYALIKLEEAPPHTKNWRPQVLVLLKLDSDLVVKHPRLLSFTTQLKAGKGLTIVSSVLEGAYMNRGADAKLSEQNVKAAMSAEKSKGFCHVVVSSNLRDGFSHLIQTAGLGGMKHNTVLIAWPANWKQKENPITWENFTETVRETTAAHQALLVAKNIDLFPSNHERLGEGTIDVWWIVHDGGLLMLLPFLLRQHKVWRKCKMRIFTVAQMDDNSIQMKKDLQMFLYHLRLDAEVEVVEMHESDISAFTYEKTLVMEQRSQMIKQMQLSKTEREREIQSITDVSRSSIKRKRPAAQSPNTLQVPTGLTFEREAQLIHDRHTRSHPAAHKDKVSPSPDGVHMTWTKEKLVSERSRNREASMAVRDLFNMKPEWESLNQSNVRRMHTAVKLNEAVVKKSKDAQLVLLNMPGPPKHTGGYENYMEFLEVLMEGLDRVLLVRGGGREVITIYS